One Helianthus annuus cultivar XRQ/B chromosome 12, HanXRQr2.0-SUNRISE, whole genome shotgun sequence genomic region harbors:
- the LOC110894195 gene encoding mitochondrial import inner membrane translocase subunit TIM23-2, translated as MSYSPRSPNPNQSDENRRLYNPYQDLNIPAQTLYKLPTSPEYLFQEESIAQRRSWGENLTYYTGIGYLGGAIIGAGKGLTEGVKAFEPADSKKIKVNRILNSCGKFGGKYGNHAGIIGLLYAGMESGMVAVRDTDDIINSVVAGLGTGALYKAAAGPRSAAVAGAIGGLAVGVAVTGKQVLKRYVPI; from the coding sequence ATGTCATACTCTCCCCGATCTCCAAACCCCAACCAATCCGACGAGAATCGCCGCCTCTACAACCCCTACCAAGACCTCAACATCCCAGCCCAAACCCTATACAAGCTCCCCACCTCACCGGAATACCTCTTCCAAGAAGAATCCATCGCTCAACGCCGCTCATGGGGAGAAAACCTAACCTACTACACCGGCATCGGCTACCTCGGCGGCGCAATCATCGGCGCCGGAAAAGGATTAACCGAAGGCGTCAAGGCGTTCGAACCGGCCGACAGTAAGAAGATCAAGGTGAATCGGATCCTGAATTCGTGTGGAAAGTTTGGGGGAAAGTACGGGAATCATGCCGGAATTATTGGATTATTGTATGCAGGTATGGAGAGTGGGATGGTGGCGGTTAGAGATACGGATGATATTATTAATAGTGTGGTGGCAGGGTTGGGGACTGGTGCGTTGTATAAGGCGGCGGCGGGGCCGAGGTCGGCGGCGGTGGCCGGAGCGATTGGTGGACTTGCGGTGGGAGTGGCGGTTACAGGGAAGCAGGTTTTGAAGAGATACGTGCCGATTTGA